A window of Pectobacterium carotovorum genomic DNA:
TATTAATTACACGGATAAAAAAAACTCGGCTATTCTCAGCCACTATTGCGCGGCGGTCAACCGAGCTGGGTCGATGTGAAACAGGCGGGAGAAGTTTTCTGTCGTGGTGGCAGCGAGGGTTTCCAGCGATGTGCCTTTCAGTACAGCGAGATATTCTGCGACATCGCGTACATACGCAGGCTGGTTTTCCTGGCCCCGGAACGGAACTGGCGCAAGCCAAGGGGAATCCGTCTCAATCAGCATCCGATCCAGCGGTACGTAACGCGCGACGTCACGCAACTCTTCTGCATTACGGAACGTCACGATCCCAGAAAACGAGATATAGAACCCCATATCCAGCAGCGCTTTTGCCGTGATCAAATCTTCCGTAAAGCAGTGCAGAACGCCGCTGCATTTCTCCGCCTGCTCGTCACGCAGAATTGCCAGCGTATCTTCACGGGCAGCACGCGTATGCACGATGACAGGCTTGTTCAGATCATTGCCAATACGAATGTGTTCGCGAAACGACTCCTGCTGCTGGGCTTTCGTCTCCTGCTGATAGAAATAATCCAGACCCGTTTCCCCCATTGCCACCACACGGCTGGCGCTGGCTAGCTCACGCAGCTCGGCATAATCATAAGGGGCTTCCTGATTCAGCGGATGAACGCCGCAGGAAAAGGCCACGTTATCGCGCTCACCAATTAACTCCACCATGGCACGATAGCCGGGCAGCGTTGTCGCCACCGCCAGAAGGAAGCCGACATCGCGACGTTTCGCTTTCTCCAGCACGTCGGAGACATCTTTATGCAATGACTCATAATCCAAACCGTCAAGATGACAGTGGGAATCCACTAACAACATGATATTTACTCGATAGTAATTAAGCAGAAAAAGGATGGCTGTCGCGCTTAACCGATGAAGCAAGCGTGCGCTCCCCATCAAGCAGACGTTCCGTCAGCAGCAGTTCACGGTTCACACCCGTGACGGTCAGCAATTTTTGCCGACAAGCCAACCACTGTTGCAGTTCATACTGCAAATGTGCGGAAGGTTCGCGCGCCAGACGCTCAACCAGTTCGATCTGATCCTGATTCACCCAATGCTCGCTTGCCCCCTGCTGCCATTTCATGGCATCCAGCAGTAGCGTGGCCAACCAGTGAATACGAACATCCACATCGTCATGATTTAGCTGTGGTATCAACGAGAGCTGATCTCGCGAAGTCAGCGCGGCAGAAAACGCCTGACACAGCGCGCTACGCTGTTTCCACCGCTCTGGCTGCAATAACGCCTCGGCGGCTAGCGGCGCACCCGATTGCAATCTCAATGCCGTGCGCAATGCCTTGCTGTCATGGTGATGGCGAGCATTCAGCCACAGCACGCTCTGCGTCTCGCCAGGGACATCCAGATAGTGATACAGGCAACGGCTGCGTAACGTTGCCAATAGCCGAGCGGGTTCACGGCAGCCAAATAAAAAGAAGGTATTCTGCGGTGGTTCTTCCATCGTTTTCAGCAGTGCGTTCGCAGCGGCTTCTGTCAGTTGCTCAGCAGAAGCCAGCCAGATCACTTTTGCTCCGCCCTGCCGGGAGTGTTGATACACTTTTTCCACAACGTCACGCACCGGATCAACGCCCAGACTGTGCTTGCCTTTTTCCGGACTTAGCACATGCCAGTCTGGGTGCGTTCCCGCGGTCATCAGATTGCATGAATGACAGTGGCCGCAGCTTTTCATTCCATCGGGCCGCTGGCAGATCAGCCAGCGGCTCAGCGCATAAATCAGCGACTCATCGCCCATACCCGGCAGCGCATGCAGCAACACGGCATGGTGTCCTCTGCCCGCCTGGTATTGACCAATGAGCTGTCGGTAGGATGCATTCAGCCACGGATACCAATCCATCAGTGCTGCCCCTGCGCGATAGGCTGCAAACCTTGTTGTTGCAACCACTGCTGTAACGCGGCCTGAATATCCGCACTGACGGCATCAATAGATTGTGAGGCGTCGATCGTCAGGATGCTGTCATCCTCCGCAGCCAGTTCCTGATAGCGGGAACGGGTGCGATCAAAGAAAGCCAGCGACTCCTGCTCGATTCTATCCAGTTCGCCGCGTTGACGCGCACGCTGCAAACCGATCGCCGGTGGTAAATCAAGATAGAGCGTCAGGTCGGGACAAAAATCGCCCAGCACGGTATCACGCAGTGAACGCAGCAGTTGCTGATCGATCCCACGTCCACCGCCCTGATAAGCCTGTGAAGAAAGATCGTGCCGATCGCCAATGACCCAGTGTCCATTCGCCAGCGCAGGTTTAATGACGTTATCCACCAGTTGCACCCTGGCCGCGTATAACATCAGGGCTTCCGCTTTGTCAGTGACCTTCTCATCAGCCATACCCTGCTTAATGAGTTCTCGCAACTTCTCCGCCAGCGGCGTGCCACCGGGCTCTCGTGTGAACACCACATCTTTCACACCATGTGAGCGCAGCGTTTCCACGACGATATTGCGCGCGGTAGTCTTTCCCGCGCCTTCCAATCCTTCAATGACGATAAATTTACTGTTCATCCCGTTCCTTTAACGCTGAGCGGTATACCCTCACAGCACGATTATGGTCTGCAAGGTTAGTGGTAAAACTGTGTCCGCCTTTTCCATCCGCCACAAAATACAGGTACGACGTTTTGGCTGGATGCGCAGCCGCATCCAATGAAGCTTTCCCCGGCATCGCAATTGGCGTAGGCGGTAAGCCGGAGATGACATACGTATTGTAAGGCGTCGGCGTGTCTAATGCTTTACGGGTTATCACGCCTTTATAGTCGTCGCCCATGCCATAAATCACTGTGGGGTCAGTCTGCAAGCGCATGCCCAGACGTAAGCGATTGATAAAGACGGAAGCAACCTGCGTGCGTTCTTCATTGATCGCCGTTTCTTTTTCAATGATTGACGCCATCGTCAGTAATTCGTCTGGTGTCTTATACGGTAATCCTTCCTCACGCCCTTTCCATACCTCATCCACCGTTTTTTTCATGCGCTGATGCGCGCGCTGCAACAGGGCGATATCGCTCGTACCCGCCGTGTATGAATAGGTATCAGGATAAAACCAGCCTTCCGGGTTCGTTTTATCTTTGATTTCCAACTGGGTGGCAACATCCTGTTCGGTTTTATCGGCCAGTGAATGCTTAATATAAGGTGCTTGTTGCAGCGTGACCAACCACTCTTTCAAACGTGAGCCTTCGACAAAACGGATGGAGAATTGCGCTTCTTTTCCGCTGGACAGCAGCGCCAGCATCTCACGTACGGTCATTCCCGCTGTAAAGCGATACGTACCCGCCTTGAATTTCGCCAACTCAGGCTCGATACGCAGTAACCACGGAAAAAACGCGCCATCAGTAATAATTTTCTGATCGAGAAGCAGCGTTTCCAGCCCTTCTCTTCCCGTACCAGCCGGAAGCGTAAAGATAGTTTCCTTTTCGATAGCCAATGGAGAATCAGCAAAACGCTGCATTTTCTGCCACGCAACCAGTAATATCAGCACAACAGCAGTGATAATCAGCAAACCAATTTTCTTTTTCTTCATAAATCAACCATCTACTAGCAGTCAGAACTCAGGAATTGATAAAGATCTCGGGAGTGGTAACGCCAGACATGTGCCTGATTCACGGGAACTATCGGCATTAATGCGTTACAAATCAGCACTTCGTCCGCATCGGCCAATGCGGCGACGGGTTCGCTGACAATCTGTAGATCGAAGTCAGAACCAGCCAGCAAGGCGATGATATGCTGCCGGGCAATGCCATCCACGCCTGACTGGGATAAATCCGGCGTATAGACCCGGTGCCCTTTACGCCAGAATAAATTCGCGGCACAGCATTCCACTAGCGCACCAGAGGTGTCAAGCACGAGGGTCTCATCGGCTGAGGTCTGGTCAAGATGCGCGCGAATCAACACCTGTTCGAGCCTATTCAGATGTTTTATTCCCGCCAACAGCGGATTTTTAGCTAGCGCCACAGGGCTGAGATTCAGGTTAATGCCCTGCTCACGCCAGCCGGCATAGTGCGCAGGATAGCTTATCTGCATGACGACTCGGGTTGGCTGCACACAGCCTTGGGCGCTATAGCCACGCCCGCCGACACCCCGCGTGAGCATCACTTTCACTACGCCGTCCGCCCGCCCCACTGCTGCCTGTTTCATTTCAGCGATCAGACTTTCCCAATCAAGCGTCGGAAACAATAAGCGCGTCGCGGCCTGTTGCAGACGCACGATATGTCGATCAAGCCAGACAATTTCGCCATCGCATACTCTGGCTGTCGTAAAACAGCCATCACCATACTGTGTACCCCGATCGAGTACCGAGAGCTGTTCCTGTAACTGACCATTAATCCACAGCATAATAAGCTCCGCATCATTCATCATCGTCAGCTTGCCAGTAAAGCGGCGTTGCAGACAAGCAAGCGTGTCTGATTTTATGCAGGCAAAAAAAAACCCGGAAACCGGGTTTTTTTAAGACGCAATCGCAATCAAACTTTACGGAAGATCAAAGAACCGTTGGTTCCACCGAAGCCGAAAGAGTTGCAGAGTACGTACTCCAGGTTGCTGACCTGACGCGCCTCATGAGGCACGAAGTCCAGATCGCAGCCTTCATCTGGATTGTCCAGATTGAGCGTTGGCGGAACAGCCTGATCGCGTAGAGCAAGAATACTGAAGATCGATTCAACTGCGCCTGCTGCACCGAGCAAGTGACCCGTCATGGATTTTGTCGAACTCACCAGCACACTGCTGGCGTCCGCACCAAATACGGATTTCACTGCCTGCGTTTCGGCTTTATCGCCCGCTGGCGTAGAGGTGCCGTGCGCGTTGATATAGCCAATCTGGCTCGTTGACACACCAGCATCACGCAGCGCATTTTCCATCGCCAGCGCAGCACCAGAACCATTCTCCGGTGGAGACGTCATATGATACGCATCGCTGCTCATGCCAAATCCAACAATTTCTGCATAGATTTTCGCACCGCGCTTTTTCGCGTGTTCATACTCTTCCAGCACCATGAGGCCAGCACCGTCACCCAGCACAAAACCATCACGGTCTTTATCCCACGGACGGCTTGCTGCCTGAGGATCGTCGTTGCGCGTAGACAACGCACGAGCAGCACCGAATCCACCGACGCCTAATGGCGTACTGGCTTTTTCTGCACCGCCAGCCAACATCACATCCGCATCGTTGTAAGCAATGATGCGAGCTGCCTGACCAATATTGTGCACGCCAGACGTACAGGCCGTAGCGATAGAGATGCTCGGGCCACGCAGTCCGTACATAATAGTAAGATGCCCAGCCACCATATTGACGATGGTTGACGGCACGAAGAACGGACTGATTTTACGCGGGCCACCGTTCACCAGCGCAGTGTGGTTCTCTTCAATAAGACCCAGACCGCCGATGCCGGAACCAATCGCCGCACCGATACGCGGGGCGTTTTCTTCCGTTACTTCCAAACCGGAATCCTGCATGGCCTGAACGCCAGCAGCAACACCGTATTGAATAAAGGCATCCATTTTGCGAGCTTCTTTACGCGAAATGAATTCCTCAGAATTAAAATCCTTTACTAAGCCAGCAAAACGCGTTGCGTAGGCACTAGTATCGAAATGGTCGATCAGGCTGATACCACTCTGACCGGCAAGAAGAGCATTCCAGGTAGACTCAACTGTATTGCCGACAGGAGATAACATGCCCAGTCCGGTCACAACTACTCGACGCTTAGACACGCTTGTCCTCCAGGGAGGGAAAAAAAGACACTGCGGGACAAAAAAACTTAGGCGGTCGAATGACCGCCTAGATATGTTCGCTTACTGCTGGTTAGCCTGAATGAAATCAATGGCTGCTTGAACAGTCGTGATTTTTTCAGCTTCTTCGTCTGGAATCTCAGTATCAAATTCTTCTTCCAGAGCCATTACCAGCTCAACAGTGTCAAGAGAATCAGCGCCGAGGTCGTCAACGAAAGAAGCATTGTTTACGACTTCTTCCTGCTTAACACCAAGCTGTTCAACGATGATTTTCTTAACGCGTTCTTCGATAGTGCTCATACTCTTAAATTTCCTATCAAAACTCGCTTTCGCGATGGTTTTCGTAGTGTATAAAATGTTTGAAAAGATGCAACAAAATCTCGGCTGGTCGAACCACGATTTTGTGCTATTTTGCGGTTATCACCGCAAATAATGCAAATAGTTTTCGAGCTTTTTAGATCATATACATGCCGCCATTGACATGCAATGTTTCGCCAGTAATGTAAGCAGCTTCATCAGAGGCTAAAAATACAACAGCACTGGCGATTTCTTTAGCATCACCGAGTCGGTTAGCTGGAACCGACGTCAAAATGCCTGCTCGCTGTTCTTCTGTCAATGCCTGAGTCATATCTGTTTCGATAAAACCAGGCGCGACAACGTTGACCGTAATACCACGAGAAGCCACTTCACGCGCGAGGGATTTACTGAATCCAATCAGTCCCGCCTTCGCTGCCGCGTAGTTAGCTTGTCCTGCATTGCCCATCGTTCCCACAACGGAACCGATGGTAATGATCCGGCCAAAACGTTTCTTCATCATGGCACGCATCACTGCTTTAGACATGCGGAATACCGACGTTAAATTGGTATCCAGGATATCGTGCCATTCATCATCTTTCATACGCATCAGCAGGTTATCACGGGTGATACCCGCATTATTGATAAGAATATCAACTTCCCCAAATTCTGCGCGAATTTCTGCTAATACGCTTTCTACTGATGCTGCATCGGCAACATTCAGCATATAACCTTTACCGTTCTCACCCAGCCAGCCGCTAATTGCTTCAGCACCTTTTTCGCTGGTTGCGGTACCAATGACTTTTGCCCCGCGGGCAACCAACGTCTCGGCGATGGCACGCCCAATACCACGGCTTGCACCAGTAACCAGTGCAATTTTCCCCTCAAAACTCATTGTCTTCTCCGTTCTTATTTCTCAATCGCCGCTGATAGAGAAGCAGGATCGTTCACCGCAGCTGCTGTCAGGGTATCGACGATTCGTTTGGTTAAGCCAGTCAATACTTTACCCGGTCCGACTTCTAACAGCGACTCAATGCCCTGAGAAGCCATAAATTCAACACAGTCAGTCCAGCGCACTGGGCAATGAAGCTGGCGCACCAGCGCATCGCGAATGGCTTCCGGCGTGGTTTCGATGCGTGCATCAACATTATTGACAACGGGAATGACCGGAGAATTAAACGTCACAGACTCAAGCGCAACAGCAAGTTTCTTCGCTGCTGGTTCCATCAATGCACAGTGTGACGGTACACTGACAGGCAGCGGCAGCGCACGCTTCGCACCCGCCGCTTTACACGCAGCACCAGCACGCTCAACGGCATCTTTATTGCCCGCAATCACCACCTGACCCGGTGAATTGAAGTTTACCGGAGACACCACTTGCCCCTGCGCAGATTCTTCACACGCCTTGGCAATGGCCTCGTTATCAAGCCCGATAATGGCATACATCGCACCCGTGCCTTCTGGCACGGCTTCCTGCATCAGTTTCCCACGCAGTTCAACCAGACGGACGGCCTGTTGGAAATCCAGCACACCCGCGCAAACCAGTGCAGAATATTCACCGAGGCTATGACCAGACATCAGAGCAGGCGTTTTGCCTCCCTGCTGCTGCCAGACACGCCAGATAGCAACAGAAGCGGTCAGTAACGCAGGCTGAGTCTGCCAGGTTTTATTCAACTCTTCAGCCGGCCCTTGCTGGGTAAGCTGCCACAAATCATAACCTAACACTTCAGAAGCCTGAGCAAACGTTTCGGTGACGATCGGGTATTCTGCTGCAAGTTCAGCTAACATCCCTACCGTCTGCGATCCCTGACCGGGAAACACCATTGCAAATTGCGTCATATCACAATCCTGTTTAATTAAAAACGAACCAGCGCGGAACCCCAGGTAAAGCCGCCACCGAAGGCTTCAAGCAGCACCAGTTGCCCTGGTTTAATACGCCCATCGCGTACCGCTTCATCAAGCGCTGAAGGCACAGAGGCTGCGGAGGTATTACCATGACGATCCAGCGTCACAACCACCTTGTCCATCCCCATACCTAGCTTTTTCGCCGTGGCGCTGATGATGCGCAGGTTAGCCTGATGAGGCACCAGCCAGTCTAATTCACTTTTATCCAGTTGAGCCGCTTGCAGCGTTTCTTCAACGATATGTGCCAGTTCAGTCACTGCCACTTTAAAGACTTCATTACCCGCCATCGTCAGGTAAGCAGGCGTATCCGTATGATTACGATCCTGATGTGGCAACGTCAGCAGCTCGCCATAACGACCATCGGCATGCAGGTGGGTAGAAAGAATACCCGGTTGTTCTGACGGCGTTAACAGCACGGCACCCGCACCATCACCGAACAGAATCAGCGTGCCGCGATCTTCAGGATCTAATGTACGAGACAACGTATCAGAGCCGATCACCAGCGCGTATTTCACCGCACCACTTTTAACATATTGATCGGCAACGCTCAGCGCGTAGGTAAAACCTGCACATGCAGCAGCCAGATCGAAGGCAATCGTATCTTTGATCCCTAGCAGTTGCTGAACCTGGCAGGCAGAGCTAGGGAAAGCATGGCTTGATGATGTTGTAGCAACAATCAGAAGACCGACTTCAGAAGGATCGACATTCGCCATTTCCAGTGCTTTCTGCGCGGCCCGATATCCCATGGTCGCTACGTTTTCATCCGGCGCGGCAATACGGCGCTCACGGATTCCAGTACGTGTGACGATCCATTCGTCCGTCGTTTCCACCATCTTTTCTAAATCAGCGTTCGTCCTGATTTCTTCAGGCAGGTAGCTGCCCGTTCCGATTATTTTTGTATACATGTACGCTTAGTCACTCTTGGGTAATACCGCTTCTAGACGAGCGGCAATCCGCTCGGGAAGCTGCCGCCGTACCGTCTGCATTGCCTGTTCAATAGCAACCGCAAACGCTCTCTGGTTTGCTGCACCATGGCTTTTGATTACAGTTCCCCGTAATCCTAGCAGGCATGCGCCATTATATTGATCGGGATTCAAATGACCGAAACGCTTCGATAAGCGTTTTTGTAACAAACGCCCTAGCCATTTCAACCACCAGGATCGCTTTTGTTTTTGTCCCGGGCCTGAAGCTGGAGATTTCAGCAGTGACAGGAACATCCTTACCACGCCTTCCACCGTTTTCAGTGTGACATTCCCCACAAAGCCGTCACAGACCATCACATCCGTTTTTCCAGTCAGCAGATCGTTGCCTTCCAGATAACCGATGTAATTTATTGATGGTGCCTCTTTTAACTGTGCCGCTGCTTCACGGATAGTGCTCAGCCCTTTGCTTTCTTCTTCACCGATATTCAACAACGCGACCCGAGGATTTGTCAGCCCCAGCACTTCTTCTGCCATCACTGAGCCCATCACGGCAAACTGAACCAACATCGTGCTGTCACAGTCAACATTCGCCCCCAGATCCAACACGACTGTTTTTCCATGTTGCTGGTGAGGTAATACTGACACCAACGCGGGTCGCTCAATGCCTTCCAGTGGCTTAATCAGGAGCTTGGCAAGCCCCATGAGCGCACCCGTGTTGCCAGCACTTACACAGGCCTGTGCTCGACCGTCTTTAATCAACTCAAGCGCTATGCGCATTGAGGTACCACGGCTCGCACGAATAGCCTGCGACGGCCTCGCATCACTAGCAATAACCGACTCCGCCGGAACAACTTCTAAGCGGGAAAGTAAATCAGAATCGACTTTGGCAAGTAATGGAGTAATCGCAGCAGGATCGCCGACTAATAACAAATTGAGAGCTGGATTAGAAGCCAGTGCCTGCAATGCAGCAGGCACTGTTACGCAGGGACCAAAATCCCCGCCCATCGCATCTAACGCCAGTGTTAGGCGTGTCAAGGTATTGCCTTGCAAATAATTCGCAAGAATTACTTAGCAATGACCTTGCGACCGCGGTAGTAACCATCCGCAGTGATGTGGTGACGCAGGTGAGTTTCGCCAGAAACTTTATCTACGGATACAGAAGCGGTAGTCAGCGCATCATGTGAACGACGCATACCACGTTTGGAACGGCTAGGTTTGTTTTGTTGTACGGCCATGGACCTTACTCCTTAATTACTTACGCTTTAAACTGGCTAATACGGCAAACGGATTTGGTTTTTCCGCCTCTGCAGGCAGTTGACCAAATACCATATCCGCTTCGGACACTTCACAGTGTTCAGAATCATGCACCGGGGCGATAGGCAACATCAGAATAATTTCATCTTCAATCATTGCCAGCAGATCGACTTCGCCAAATTCATCAACGCCGATCGGCTCATACGCTTCCGGTAACGCTTCGGCCTGCTCATCATTGACGACCGGGCTAAAACAGAATGTCGCATGGACTTGATGTTCAAACGGCTTTCCGCAACGCTGACACATCAGTGTGACCATAACGTCAGCGTTACCGTCAATCACCGCCAGACGCTGATTATCAATATTAAAAGATAAAGAGGCCTGAACATCACTATCCACACTCACCACTGATTCGGCAACACGCTCTACTTGTTCAGCTGAATAGATACCAACGTAATCTAAACGCTTCTGAGCAGTGCGGACCGCATCAAGGGTTAAGGGTAATTTTACCTTTTGCATAGGGCGCGCATATTAACGTCGTAACGACATAGAGTCAAAGAAAAAGGCAGTGATGCACCACCTTTCACCAATATTCGCTTCCAGAGCGGCGCACAGTTTAAAATGCCTTTCATCATTACGCTACGGTTTATCAAAAAATTATGCAGCAGATTGTTCTCGCCTCAACCTCACCTTACCGTCGAGCCTTATTGGAAAAGCTCGCGATCCCTTTTGTTTGCGCATCGCCAGACATCGATGAAACCCCTCGCCCCGGCGAAAACGCCGTCGAGCTTGTGACCCGCCTTGCTGAAAGCAAAGCGAAAGCGCTGGCCGCGCACTACCCCAATAGCCTGATTATCGGTTCCGATCAGGTTTGCGTGCTGGGGAACGCCATAACAGGAAAACCACATAACAAGGGTAATGCAACACGGCAGTTGCAGCAGGCCAGCGGAAAGTGTGTTTCCTTCTTTACGGGTTTAGCGCTCTTCAATAGTGCAACCCAGGAAATGCAGAGCCTCGCAGAGCCATTTGACGTGCATTTCCGTACGCTAACGGAAGCGGAAATTGACGGCTATTTGGAGAAAGAACAGCCGTGGAACTGCGCGGGCAGCTTTAAAAGCGAAGGATTGGGCATTACCCTCTTTGAACGACTATCCGGGCGCGATCCTAATACGCTCATTGGATTACCCCTGATCGCGCTAACGCAGATGCTACAAAAGGAAGGCGTAAATCCGCTGACGGTGTAAATTGACGATGTAAAATAAATCGGGATAGCCCGATGAAGCAGCTATCCCGACAGACAAAAGCATGTAGAGGTATACGTGGTTATGCTTTTGTCTTGCGCAGCACCTGCAGACAGCGACGCAGTCCGCTATCCAATGGCGCTTCGACTCTCAGTGTCTCACCCGTGTTCGGATGTTCAAAACGTAGCGCCTGTGCATGCAGGAACAGACGTTTTAAGCCCGTGTCCGCCAGTTGCTGATCGAATTCGCGATCGCCATAACGGTCATCGAACGCTATCGGATGCCCAGCATGTTGGGCGTGTACACGAATTTGATGCGTACGCCCAGTAACAGGGCTCGCCCGCACCAGCGTCGCGTGTTCAAAACGCTCTTCTATTTTAAAGCGCGTTTCTGACGGTTTACCGTCGCTGTTTACCCGAACGATACGTTCACCGCTTTGCAGGATATTTTTCAACAGCGGTGCCTGAACGACCTTGCAGTGAGACTGCCACTGGCCGCG
This region includes:
- the yceD gene encoding 23S rRNA accumulation protein YceD; the encoded protein is MQKVKLPLTLDAVRTAQKRLDYVGIYSAEQVERVAESVVSVDSDVQASLSFNIDNQRLAVIDGNADVMVTLMCQRCGKPFEHQVHATFCFSPVVNDEQAEALPEAYEPIGVDEFGEVDLLAMIEDEIILMLPIAPVHDSEHCEVSEADMVFGQLPAEAEKPNPFAVLASLKRK
- the maf gene encoding septum formation inhibitor Maf, giving the protein MQQIVLASTSPYRRALLEKLAIPFVCASPDIDETPRPGENAVELVTRLAESKAKALAAHYPNSLIIGSDQVCVLGNAITGKPHNKGNATRQLQQASGKCVSFFTGLALFNSATQEMQSLAEPFDVHFRTLTEAEIDGYLEKEQPWNCAGSFKSEGLGITLFERLSGRDPNTLIGLPLIALTQMLQKEGVNPLTV